Proteins found in one Tsukamurella paurometabola DSM 20162 genomic segment:
- the nucS gene encoding endonuclease NucS produces MRVVIADCQVDYVGRLTAHLPMARRLILVKADGSVSIHADDRAYKPLNWMSPPCWLETAPSGEDAKDVPEGQQLWIVRNKADEQLRILIGEVEHDSSHELGVDPGLVKDGVEAHLQELLAEHTHTFGEGYTLIRREYMTAIGPVDLLCRDADGGTVAVEVKRRAEIDGVEQLTRYLELLNRDPLIAPVTGILAAQQVKPQARTLAEDRGIRCVTVDYDVLRGTEDTSYKLF; encoded by the coding sequence GTGCGTGTCGTTATTGCCGATTGCCAGGTCGACTACGTGGGACGGCTCACCGCCCACCTCCCCATGGCCCGCAGGCTCATCCTGGTCAAGGCCGACGGATCGGTCAGCATCCACGCAGACGACCGCGCGTACAAGCCGCTCAACTGGATGAGCCCGCCGTGTTGGCTCGAGACCGCGCCGTCGGGCGAGGACGCCAAGGACGTGCCCGAGGGGCAGCAGCTGTGGATCGTCCGGAACAAGGCGGACGAGCAACTGCGGATCCTGATCGGCGAGGTGGAACACGACAGCAGCCACGAGCTCGGTGTCGATCCCGGCCTGGTGAAAGACGGTGTCGAGGCACACCTGCAGGAATTGCTCGCCGAGCACACGCATACCTTCGGTGAGGGCTACACCCTGATCCGGCGTGAATACATGACGGCCATCGGACCCGTCGACCTACTGTGCCGCGATGCCGACGGCGGCACCGTGGCCGTGGAGGTCAAGCGCCGCGCCGAGATCGACGGTGTCGAGCAGCTCACCCGCTACCTCGAACTGCTCAACCGCGATCCGCTCATCGCGCCCGTCACGGGCATTCTTGCCGCCCAACAGGTCAAGCCCCAGGCACGGACGCTCGCCGAGGACCGCGGAATCCGGTGCGTCACCGTCGACTACGACGTGCTCCGCGGCACCGAGGACACGTCCTACAAGCTCTTCTGA
- the mce gene encoding methylmalonyl-CoA epimerase — MTASQSHPGAHPAAADLPAQYVLGIDHVGVAVADLDEAVQWYARVLGFVCTHEEINEAQGVREAMLSPAKLLAEGAEPAAAAQLQVLAPLTPESTIAKFLDRNGPGMQQLAYRVSDLDKVTAHLRDQGVRLLYDAPRNGTAGSRINFVHPKDAGGILVELVEPAAAH, encoded by the coding sequence ATGACCGCAAGCCAATCGCATCCCGGCGCTCATCCGGCCGCCGCTGACCTGCCCGCCCAGTACGTGCTCGGCATCGATCATGTGGGGGTCGCCGTCGCCGACCTCGATGAGGCGGTGCAGTGGTATGCCCGCGTCCTCGGCTTCGTCTGCACCCACGAGGAGATCAACGAAGCGCAGGGCGTCCGCGAGGCGATGCTGTCCCCCGCGAAGCTGCTCGCCGAGGGCGCCGAGCCGGCTGCGGCAGCGCAGTTGCAGGTGCTGGCCCCGCTCACCCCGGAGTCGACGATCGCGAAGTTCCTCGATCGCAACGGCCCGGGCATGCAGCAGCTGGCATACCGGGTCTCGGATCTGGACAAGGTGACCGCGCATCTGCGCGACCAGGGCGTCCGGCTGCTGTACGACGCGCCGCGCAACGGCACCGCGGGATCGCGGATCAACTTCGTGCACCCCAAGGACGCGGGTGGGATTCTGGTCGAGCTGGTGGAGCCGGCGGCGGCGCACTAG
- a CDS encoding acetyl-CoA C-acetyltransferase, which yields MSNPDPSVIVSGARTPIGKLLGALKGFKATDLGAIAIKGALDKGGVDPKLVDYVIMGQVLTAGAGQMPARQAAVGGGIGWDVPTLTINKMCLSGLTAIAMADQLIRAGEYEVVVAGGQESMTQAPHILKGSREGFKYGAAELLDHTAYDGLHDVFTDQPMGGLTEQENRVEGQNFTREQQDEVAAKSHQRAAAAWAEGRFKDEVVPVEIPQRKGDPVVFAEDEGVRGSTTAESLSGLRPAFAKDGTITAGNASQISDGAAAVVVMRKSKAQELGLDYVAEIGAHGVVAGPDSTLQHQPSNAIKKALGKQGLTVADLDLIEINEAFAAVGLASMADLGVSDEIVNVDGGAISIGHPLGVSGARVVLHLAYELQRRGGGTGVAALCGAGGQGDALILTVPKK from the coding sequence GTGTCCAACCCCGATCCGTCCGTCATCGTCTCCGGGGCCCGGACCCCGATCGGGAAGCTGCTCGGTGCGCTCAAGGGCTTCAAGGCCACCGACCTCGGGGCGATCGCCATCAAGGGGGCTCTCGACAAGGGCGGCGTCGATCCGAAGCTCGTCGACTACGTGATCATGGGCCAGGTGCTCACCGCGGGCGCCGGCCAGATGCCGGCTCGTCAGGCCGCGGTCGGCGGCGGCATCGGCTGGGACGTACCCACTCTGACCATCAACAAGATGTGTCTGTCGGGTTTGACCGCGATCGCCATGGCCGATCAACTGATCCGGGCCGGCGAGTACGAGGTCGTCGTCGCCGGTGGGCAGGAGTCGATGACCCAGGCCCCGCACATCCTCAAGGGCAGCCGCGAGGGCTTCAAGTACGGCGCCGCCGAGCTGCTCGATCACACGGCCTACGACGGCCTCCATGACGTGTTCACCGATCAGCCGATGGGTGGGCTGACCGAGCAGGAGAACCGCGTCGAGGGACAGAACTTCACCCGCGAGCAGCAGGACGAGGTCGCGGCGAAGTCGCACCAGCGCGCCGCCGCCGCCTGGGCGGAGGGCCGGTTCAAGGACGAGGTCGTCCCCGTCGAGATCCCCCAGCGCAAGGGCGATCCGGTGGTCTTCGCCGAGGACGAGGGCGTGCGGGGATCCACGACCGCTGAGTCGCTGAGCGGTCTGCGACCCGCGTTCGCCAAGGACGGCACCATCACCGCCGGCAACGCCTCCCAGATCTCCGACGGTGCCGCCGCCGTGGTCGTCATGCGGAAGAGCAAGGCGCAGGAGCTGGGCCTGGACTACGTCGCCGAGATCGGCGCGCACGGTGTGGTCGCCGGGCCGGACTCGACGCTGCAGCACCAGCCCTCGAACGCGATCAAGAAGGCGCTCGGCAAGCAGGGCCTGACCGTCGCCGATCTCGACCTGATCGAGATCAACGAGGCGTTCGCCGCCGTCGGCCTGGCGTCGATGGCCGATCTGGGCGTCTCCGATGAGATCGTCAACGTCGATGGCGGTGCCATCTCCATCGGTCACCCGCTCGGGGTGTCCGGTGCCCGCGTGGTGTTGCACCTGGCGTACGAGTTGCAGCGTCGCGGTGGCGGCACCGGCGTCGCGGCGCTGTGCGGCGCGGGTGGCCAAGGCGACGCCCTCATCCTGACCGTCCCGAAGAAGTGA
- a CDS encoding DUF3817 domain-containing protein, translating into MSVNESTASKIVLAFKVVAFAEALTWVWLLIGMYGKWVGGNEEAVATPGMTHGIVFMVLVVLTLAVAYVRKWDVKTLVLGLAATVLPFCSVVFEVWAQKAGKLDAPAAEPESANAISG; encoded by the coding sequence GTGAGCGTGAACGAGTCCACCGCGTCCAAGATCGTCCTGGCCTTCAAGGTGGTCGCCTTCGCCGAGGCGCTCACGTGGGTCTGGCTGCTGATCGGCATGTACGGCAAGTGGGTCGGCGGCAACGAGGAGGCCGTCGCCACGCCCGGCATGACCCACGGCATCGTCTTCATGGTGCTGGTGGTGCTCACCCTGGCCGTCGCGTACGTGCGCAAGTGGGACGTCAAGACCCTGGTTCTGGGCCTCGCCGCCACTGTTCTGCCGTTCTGTTCGGTGGTCTTCGAGGTGTGGGCGCAGAAGGCGGGCAAGCTCGACGCACCGGCTGCGGAGCCCGAGTCGGCCAACGCAATCAGCGGTTGA
- a CDS encoding AMP-binding protein has product MVDILGGLPGARALEASVNRLAATARNGMEVLRQGGLETGAKPSPFTVVERSPMYRLRRYYAETAPDPADDDRPAILLVPPMMVDANVFDVTADKGAVSVLHRAGLDPWVIDFGSPDREEGGLERNLADHVVAISRAIDQIVALRARDVHLGGYSQGGMFCYQVAAYRQSRSLASLITFGSPVDISAGLPLGAPPALVNKGAEFVADHVFNRFFLPGWMAQRGFELLNPVKAVRSRVDFVRQLHDRSALLPREDQRRFLESDGWVAYSGPAVADLLKQFVVHNRMLTGGFSIDGEAVSLASITCPVLAFVGLSDQIGRPSAVRGILQAAPSAPVYEAQASAGHFGLVVGSTAGSVTYPTVAEWVKWREGRGTEPANIDRMQPHDGLDAPVNPLVAGVAGLATVGFVAARDVIDAAAGAAAGASAVAREVTRGLPKLARLDQLQAHTRVSLGKLLAEQAAKDPYGELFLYEDRVHTKQAVNERIDRVVSGLLQVGVRQGEHVGVLMHTRPSALVTIAALSRLGAVSVLLSPGTDYAASLKLGEATSVITDPEHAEEASAVAERVFVVGGGDRRDRPGASRQDLAAELVDLEQVDPDNVRIPRWYRPDAGLGRDLAFVMFSAVGGTLRAKRVTNGRWALSAFGTASATRLSESDTVYCLTPLSHSSGLMTSLGGALAGGSRIALTRDFDPARFMIEVQRYGVTVVCYTWNLMRAVLDEPDLQIPRYHPIRAFIGSGMSSELSRRVSEAFSARVVEFYASTEGEIVLAKVGGGKPGAKGRRLPGSAEVTLVDFYIDSGRFVETDDGYLQEVERGQVGVLIGRADPDTTQRDVLLRGAFRPGDAWFSTGHLFRQDDDGDYWLVDDVRTVALTERGPVYSIPIADVLEQLGQVDQAVVYRVPGETEAAPPRVVAAVTLRPGGALTAHEVTDAFAGRHEQYPDAVQVVDEVPLTSWYRPRGGELAARGMPEPGPASWRYDAVAARYV; this is encoded by the coding sequence ATGGTGGACATCCTGGGAGGACTGCCGGGCGCGAGGGCACTGGAGGCCTCGGTGAACCGGCTCGCGGCTACCGCGCGCAACGGCATGGAGGTGCTGCGGCAGGGCGGCCTGGAGACCGGAGCCAAGCCCTCGCCGTTCACCGTCGTCGAGCGCAGCCCGATGTACCGGCTGCGGCGCTACTACGCCGAGACCGCGCCGGACCCCGCCGACGACGATCGTCCGGCGATCCTGCTCGTCCCGCCGATGATGGTGGACGCCAACGTCTTCGACGTCACCGCAGATAAGGGCGCGGTCTCCGTGCTGCACCGAGCCGGTCTCGACCCGTGGGTGATCGACTTCGGTTCGCCCGACCGGGAGGAGGGCGGTCTCGAGCGCAACCTCGCCGACCATGTGGTCGCGATCTCGCGCGCCATCGACCAGATCGTGGCGCTGCGCGCCCGCGATGTGCACCTCGGCGGGTACTCGCAGGGCGGGATGTTCTGCTATCAGGTTGCCGCCTACCGGCAGTCCCGGAGTCTCGCCAGCCTCATCACCTTCGGCAGCCCCGTCGACATCTCGGCCGGACTCCCGCTCGGCGCGCCGCCCGCTCTGGTGAACAAGGGCGCCGAGTTCGTCGCCGACCACGTCTTCAACCGCTTCTTCCTCCCCGGCTGGATGGCGCAGCGCGGTTTCGAACTGCTCAATCCCGTCAAGGCGGTCCGCTCACGGGTTGATTTCGTGCGCCAATTGCACGACCGGTCCGCACTGCTGCCCCGGGAGGACCAGCGCCGGTTCCTCGAGTCCGACGGTTGGGTGGCCTACTCCGGTCCCGCCGTCGCCGACCTGCTCAAGCAGTTCGTGGTGCACAACCGAATGCTCACCGGTGGCTTCTCCATCGACGGCGAGGCCGTTTCGCTGGCCTCGATCACCTGTCCCGTGCTCGCCTTCGTCGGACTGTCCGACCAGATCGGACGGCCCAGCGCGGTGCGCGGGATCCTGCAGGCGGCACCGTCGGCGCCGGTCTACGAGGCGCAGGCCTCCGCCGGACACTTCGGGCTCGTGGTGGGCAGTACTGCCGGTAGCGTCACCTATCCGACGGTGGCCGAATGGGTGAAGTGGCGCGAGGGCCGCGGCACCGAGCCGGCGAATATCGACCGGATGCAGCCCCATGACGGCCTCGACGCGCCGGTGAATCCGCTCGTCGCCGGTGTCGCAGGCCTCGCGACCGTCGGTTTCGTCGCCGCCCGCGACGTGATCGACGCTGCGGCCGGCGCCGCTGCGGGCGCGAGCGCGGTGGCCCGCGAAGTGACCCGCGGCCTGCCCAAACTGGCCCGCTTGGACCAGCTTCAGGCGCATACCCGCGTTTCGCTGGGCAAGCTGCTCGCCGAGCAGGCCGCGAAGGACCCGTACGGCGAGCTGTTCCTCTACGAGGACCGGGTGCACACAAAGCAGGCGGTGAACGAGCGCATCGACCGCGTGGTGAGCGGACTGCTGCAAGTGGGCGTCCGACAGGGCGAGCACGTGGGCGTGCTCATGCACACCCGTCCCTCGGCGCTGGTCACCATCGCTGCGCTGTCCCGGCTCGGTGCGGTGTCCGTGCTGCTGTCGCCGGGCACCGACTACGCGGCCTCGCTGAAACTGGGCGAGGCCACCTCCGTCATCACCGACCCGGAGCACGCCGAGGAGGCGAGTGCGGTCGCCGAGCGCGTCTTCGTCGTCGGCGGCGGTGACCGTCGCGACCGGCCGGGTGCATCGCGCCAGGACCTGGCCGCCGAACTGGTCGACCTCGAGCAGGTCGACCCGGACAACGTCCGGATCCCGCGCTGGTACCGCCCCGATGCGGGGCTCGGCCGCGACCTGGCCTTCGTCATGTTCTCCGCAGTCGGCGGTACGCTGCGCGCGAAGCGGGTCACCAACGGCCGGTGGGCGCTGTCGGCCTTCGGTACGGCCTCGGCCACCCGGCTCTCGGAGAGCGATACCGTCTACTGCCTCACCCCGCTCAGCCACAGCTCCGGCCTGATGACCAGCCTCGGCGGCGCGCTCGCCGGTGGTTCCCGGATCGCGCTCACCCGCGATTTCGATCCGGCGCGGTTCATGATCGAGGTGCAGCGCTACGGCGTCACGGTGGTCTGTTACACCTGGAACCTGATGCGGGCCGTGCTCGACGAGCCCGACCTGCAGATCCCGCGCTACCACCCGATCCGCGCGTTCATCGGCTCCGGCATGTCGTCCGAACTCTCCCGCCGCGTGAGCGAAGCCTTCAGCGCCCGCGTCGTCGAGTTCTACGCCTCCACCGAGGGAGAGATCGTGCTCGCCAAGGTGGGCGGCGGCAAGCCGGGCGCCAAGGGGCGCCGGCTGCCCGGCAGCGCCGAGGTGACACTGGTGGACTTCTACATCGACTCCGGACGGTTCGTCGAGACCGACGACGGTTACCTCCAAGAGGTCGAGCGGGGTCAGGTGGGCGTCCTGATCGGCCGTGCCGACCCGGATACCACCCAGCGCGATGTGCTGCTGCGGGGTGCGTTCCGGCCGGGCGACGCCTGGTTCTCCACGGGACATCTGTTCCGGCAGGACGACGACGGTGACTACTGGCTCGTCGACGATGTCCGCACCGTCGCCCTGACCGAGCGGGGCCCGGTGTACTCGATCCCGATCGCCGACGTCCTCGAGCAACTCGGCCAGGTGGACCAGGCGGTCGTGTACCGAGTACCGGGGGAGACCGAGGCGGCACCGCCCCGGGTGGTCGCCGCGGTCACGCTGCGCCCCGGCGGAGCGCTCACCGCTCATGAGGTGACCGACGCCTTCGCCGGGCGGCACGAGCAGTATCCCGATGCGGTCCAGGTGGTCGACGAGGTGCCGCTCACCAGTTGGTACCGGCCCCGTGGCGGCGAACTCGCGGCTCGGGGCATGCCTGAGCCGGGTCCCGCGTCCTGGCGTTACGACGCCGTCGCGGCTCGGTACGTGTAG
- a CDS encoding tetratricopeptide repeat protein translates to MSTPRAPRGASRQDQERALRTAAAMSGAVDLSGLKARAEAKATQQARSAAGAEPDGAPAGGGAVLDVTDQTFPAEVIDASARQLVVVALTASYSEQSAAMTAVLAQLAAQDGGRWKFVRVDVDAAPGVAQAFGAQSVPMVIAVAGGRAVTAFAGAQPESAVRQWLDDVLAQIGPALGGAEDAPAEAASDPRREAAEQLAADGDYAGAQAAYEAILHADPGDAEAAAAVKQMGFFARATAAEPGAVARADADPKDVDAALAAADEELLTGAPQAAFARLISAIRITAGDQRAALRTRLLELFELFDPSDAMVLAARRDLAAALF, encoded by the coding sequence GTGAGCACACCGCGCGCGCCCCGGGGCGCATCGAGGCAGGATCAGGAGCGAGCGCTGCGCACCGCAGCGGCCATGTCGGGGGCGGTCGACCTGTCGGGTCTCAAGGCCCGCGCAGAGGCGAAGGCCACGCAGCAGGCCCGTTCCGCGGCGGGTGCGGAGCCGGACGGTGCGCCCGCCGGCGGCGGCGCCGTCCTCGACGTGACCGACCAGACCTTCCCGGCTGAGGTCATCGACGCCTCGGCGCGGCAGCTCGTGGTGGTGGCGTTGACCGCGTCCTACAGCGAGCAGTCGGCGGCGATGACGGCGGTGCTGGCCCAGCTCGCCGCGCAGGACGGCGGCCGGTGGAAATTCGTCCGGGTGGACGTCGACGCAGCGCCCGGGGTGGCGCAGGCCTTCGGCGCCCAGTCCGTGCCCATGGTGATCGCGGTCGCCGGTGGCCGGGCCGTGACCGCGTTCGCGGGGGCCCAGCCCGAGTCCGCCGTGCGGCAGTGGCTCGACGATGTCCTGGCCCAGATCGGCCCCGCGCTGGGCGGCGCCGAGGACGCGCCGGCCGAGGCGGCGTCGGATCCGCGGCGTGAGGCGGCCGAGCAACTGGCTGCGGACGGCGACTACGCCGGGGCGCAGGCCGCTTACGAGGCCATCCTGCACGCCGATCCCGGCGATGCGGAGGCGGCCGCCGCCGTGAAGCAGATGGGATTCTTCGCCCGCGCGACCGCCGCCGAGCCCGGGGCGGTGGCCCGCGCCGATGCCGACCCGAAAGATGTGGACGCTGCGCTGGCCGCCGCCGACGAGGAGTTGCTGACCGGTGCCCCGCAGGCCGCATTCGCTCGTTTGATCAGCGCGATTCGAATCACCGCCGGTGACCAGCGGGCTGCGCTGCGGACCCGGCTTCTGGAGCTGTTCGAGCTGTTCGACCCGTCCGACGCGATGGTGCTCGCGGCCCGCCGGGACCTCGCTGCCGCCCTGTTCTGA
- a CDS encoding ABC transporter substrate-binding protein — protein sequence MSRRAALAGFGAFAASGVLAACGSNTGRGSSGDLTVWFHEYGEKGTGTALRRYASGFPGGGVSTLTFPGDYDQKVASALIGDSGPDVFEFANGPTIDMITAGQVADLTDLLGDARSDFNPALLDRMTYRGKVYGIPQVMDVQVLVYRKSMLQKAGVRPPRTVDELVSAAEELNQGTTKGLFLGNNGGADVLGGVLLWSSGHDYLTPDRKPGFVNEDVASGLRTMRKLFTSGNLLLGAPQDWSDPGAFIAGLTAMQWTGLWALPAITEALGDDVGVRAFPAIGTNGGDSVPFGAYGSAVSTKGDLAKAKKFVQWLWVERSDLQLDWAQGYGLHVPARRSLVPQANKLSTGVYNEASKLVYSVGRPQTPLLWTPRSSTAYRDALDRVIRGGADPMTELRGVADVVERELDRFPA from the coding sequence ATGTCGCGACGCGCCGCGCTTGCGGGCTTCGGCGCGTTCGCGGCGTCCGGAGTGTTGGCGGCGTGCGGGTCGAACACCGGACGCGGTTCGTCGGGTGACCTGACGGTCTGGTTCCACGAGTACGGCGAGAAGGGAACCGGGACCGCGCTCCGGCGGTATGCGTCGGGGTTCCCGGGCGGCGGTGTCTCCACGCTCACCTTCCCCGGTGACTACGATCAGAAGGTCGCATCGGCGCTGATCGGAGACAGTGGGCCGGACGTCTTCGAGTTCGCGAACGGCCCCACGATCGACATGATCACCGCGGGTCAGGTCGCCGATCTCACCGATCTGCTCGGCGATGCCCGTTCCGATTTCAATCCAGCTCTCCTGGACCGGATGACCTATCGCGGGAAGGTCTACGGTATCCCGCAGGTGATGGATGTCCAGGTGCTGGTGTACCGCAAGTCGATGTTGCAGAAGGCGGGCGTGCGTCCGCCGCGCACCGTCGATGAGCTGGTGTCGGCGGCCGAGGAGCTGAATCAGGGCACCACCAAGGGGCTCTTCCTCGGTAACAACGGTGGCGCCGATGTCCTCGGCGGGGTCCTGTTGTGGTCGTCGGGGCACGACTACCTGACCCCGGACCGCAAGCCCGGTTTCGTCAATGAGGATGTGGCGTCCGGCCTGCGCACGATGCGCAAGCTGTTCACCTCGGGAAACCTGTTGCTCGGCGCGCCGCAGGACTGGTCGGATCCGGGAGCCTTCATCGCGGGCCTGACCGCCATGCAATGGACCGGACTCTGGGCGTTGCCGGCGATCACGGAGGCCCTGGGCGACGATGTCGGCGTGCGGGCGTTCCCCGCGATCGGCACCAACGGTGGCGACAGTGTGCCGTTCGGCGCGTACGGCTCCGCGGTGAGCACGAAGGGGGATCTCGCGAAGGCGAAGAAGTTCGTGCAGTGGCTGTGGGTGGAACGCTCCGACCTGCAATTGGACTGGGCGCAGGGCTACGGGTTGCATGTGCCCGCCCGGCGTTCGCTGGTTCCACAGGCGAACAAACTCTCGACCGGTGTCTACAACGAGGCGTCCAAGCTCGTCTACTCGGTGGGCCGCCCGCAGACCCCGCTGCTGTGGACCCCGCGGAGCTCGACGGCCTACCGGGACGCGTTGGACCGAGTGATCCGCGGCGGTGCCGACCCGATGACGGAGTTGCGCGGCGTGGCGGACGTGGTGGAACGAGAACTGGACCGGTTCCCCGCCTGA
- a CDS encoding carbohydrate ABC transporter permease produces MTGPFLAGLAVFVVVPIGWSLWLSLFEAHNTVTPTVFVGLRNYRDMLADPAFRSSLLTFVVFAAGVVPLTFAGSLALAVLVNGVRSFQRFFRSVFFLPMACSYVAASLIWRGSIFPGVPTGVANSALRAVGVEPVAWLSVVDPPWYWLVLVTVRLWLQLGFYMVLFLAALQRVPHHLYEAAALDGASGWTTFRRITLPQLRAVSVAVLLLATVNAFQAFDEFYGVMATAQGYPPYARPPLVYLYYAALGNGQDFGHGGAGGIILTLLIAAFALAQGRLTGLTRKRGHA; encoded by the coding sequence ATGACGGGACCCTTCCTGGCGGGTCTTGCCGTGTTCGTCGTGGTCCCGATCGGGTGGAGCCTGTGGCTGAGCCTGTTCGAGGCGCACAACACCGTGACTCCGACGGTGTTCGTGGGACTGCGCAACTACCGGGACATGCTCGCTGATCCGGCCTTCCGGTCCAGCCTGCTGACCTTCGTCGTGTTCGCGGCCGGGGTGGTGCCGTTGACCTTCGCCGGTTCCCTGGCGCTGGCGGTGCTGGTGAACGGGGTGCGCTCGTTCCAGCGATTCTTCCGCTCGGTGTTCTTCCTGCCCATGGCCTGTTCGTATGTCGCGGCCTCGCTCATCTGGCGCGGCTCCATCTTCCCGGGAGTGCCTACGGGCGTGGCGAATTCGGCGCTACGAGCAGTGGGTGTGGAGCCGGTCGCGTGGCTGTCCGTGGTCGATCCGCCGTGGTACTGGCTGGTCCTGGTGACGGTGCGGCTGTGGTTGCAGCTCGGCTTCTACATGGTGCTGTTCCTGGCAGCGTTGCAGCGGGTGCCGCATCACCTGTACGAGGCCGCGGCGCTCGACGGCGCCTCCGGCTGGACCACGTTCCGGAGGATCACCCTCCCGCAACTGCGCGCGGTGTCCGTGGCGGTGCTTCTGCTCGCCACGGTGAATGCTTTCCAGGCGTTCGACGAGTTCTACGGGGTCATGGCGACGGCTCAGGGCTACCCGCCGTACGCGCGCCCGCCGCTGGTGTATCTGTACTACGCGGCGCTGGGCAACGGCCAGGATTTCGGCCATGGTGGCGCCGGCGGGATCATCCTCACGCTGCTCATCGCTGCCTTCGCGCTGGCGCAGGGCAGACTCACCGGCCTGACCCGCAAGCGAGGGCACGCATGA
- a CDS encoding carbohydrate ABC transporter permease, whose product MISSTGARVVRYLVLVGLAALFLLPLYLLVRGATGTSAEVATGAWLPRVPAWDSFREIFSDESRPLARALANSAIIAVLQTVGVVAISLPAGYAFARIRVRYGDAVFGVVLATLLVPAAITFVPTFLMVSSLGWVSSLRGLVVPGLFQATAVFLFRQHFLGFPRELEEAALLDGAGPARTFARVALPGAGPVTAAVATITFVGSWNAFLWPLVIGQDPQSWTVQLVLSSYITAQTVNVPAMFAAAAVSIAPLLVFFLVAQRWIAAGVERTGISG is encoded by the coding sequence ATGATCTCCTCGACCGGGGCGCGCGTCGTCCGGTACCTGGTATTGGTCGGGCTGGCCGCACTGTTCCTGCTGCCGCTGTACCTGTTGGTCCGCGGCGCGACCGGGACCTCGGCCGAGGTCGCGACGGGGGCGTGGCTACCGCGGGTGCCGGCGTGGGACAGCTTCCGCGAGATCTTCTCCGACGAGTCGCGGCCGCTGGCCCGCGCGCTGGCGAATTCGGCGATCATCGCCGTGCTCCAGACAGTCGGCGTGGTCGCGATCTCGCTGCCCGCCGGCTACGCCTTCGCCCGTATCCGCGTGCGATACGGCGACGCCGTCTTCGGCGTCGTGCTCGCCACGCTGCTCGTGCCCGCGGCGATCACCTTCGTGCCCACGTTCCTCATGGTGTCATCGCTGGGCTGGGTGTCGTCGTTGCGCGGTCTGGTGGTGCCGGGCCTGTTCCAGGCCACCGCGGTGTTCCTGTTCCGGCAGCACTTCCTCGGCTTTCCCCGGGAGCTCGAAGAGGCCGCCCTGCTCGACGGTGCCGGACCGGCCCGCACCTTCGCCCGGGTCGCGCTTCCCGGTGCGGGTCCGGTGACCGCGGCGGTCGCCACCATCACCTTCGTGGGCAGTTGGAACGCGTTCTTGTGGCCGCTGGTGATCGGGCAGGACCCGCAGTCGTGGACCGTGCAGCTGGTGTTGTCGAGCTACATCACGGCGCAGACGGTGAACGTCCCCGCGATGTTCGCCGCCGCCGCGGTGTCGATCGCCCCGTTGCTGGTGTTCTTCCTGGTAGCCCAGCGGTGGATCGCTGCAGGTGTGGAGCGCACCGGGATCTCCGGCTGA
- a CDS encoding alpha/beta hydrolase, whose product MSVVEHRGVSAQSAIAIAGARLVIKPVIGLYPVRSWSFGPLGLIESIANRIARPSRGVRAEHIEVAGVPVERLVPASGEHRADSAICYYHGGAFLSGGPGTHRRVASGLARALGVTVYNVDYRQLPDVGVATSVDDGYRVYRAVADSGRYRHVAVGGDSAGGYVSAKVVEFAHLDDARRPSAYFGFSPLLIPTVQDGDPRYDIDDAYLTVGKLRGLRRFFDRGPEALRGEDDASAIAPAAFPPALMVACADEMLRVDVERLHARLDAAGNACELHVFEGGVHAFPVLAGATPESAAALRLTAGFLAAAFDAHRSHRAA is encoded by the coding sequence ATGTCCGTCGTCGAACACCGAGGCGTCAGCGCGCAGTCCGCGATCGCGATCGCGGGAGCTCGGCTCGTGATCAAACCCGTGATCGGTCTCTATCCGGTCCGGTCGTGGTCGTTCGGTCCGCTGGGGCTGATCGAGAGCATTGCGAACCGCATCGCCCGGCCGTCCCGCGGGGTGCGGGCCGAGCACATCGAGGTGGCGGGCGTGCCGGTGGAACGCCTGGTGCCGGCCTCGGGCGAGCATCGCGCGGACAGTGCGATCTGCTACTACCACGGTGGGGCGTTCCTCTCCGGCGGCCCGGGGACGCATCGCCGGGTCGCGAGTGGGCTGGCACGAGCACTGGGCGTGACGGTGTACAACGTCGACTATCGGCAGTTGCCCGATGTCGGTGTCGCCACATCGGTCGACGACGGGTACCGGGTGTACCGCGCGGTGGCCGATTCCGGGCGCTACCGGCACGTCGCGGTGGGCGGGGACTCCGCCGGAGGGTACGTCTCGGCGAAGGTGGTCGAGTTCGCCCACCTCGACGATGCTCGCCGCCCCAGCGCGTATTTCGGCTTCTCGCCGCTGCTCATACCGACAGTCCAGGACGGCGACCCGCGCTACGACATCGACGACGCCTACCTGACCGTGGGCAAGCTCCGTGGACTGCGGCGCTTCTTCGATCGTGGCCCCGAGGCGTTGCGCGGCGAAGACGACGCCTCGGCGATCGCCCCCGCCGCCTTCCCGCCGGCGCTGATGGTGGCCTGCGCCGACGAGATGCTGCGGGTGGACGTGGAGCGGTTGCACGCCCGCCTCGATGCCGCCGGCAACGCCTGTGAGCTGCACGTGTTCGAGGGCGGCGTGCACGCCTTCCCGGTGCTCGCCGGGGCCACCCCGGAGAGTGCCGCGGCGCTGCGCCTCACGGCGGGCTTCCTGGCCGCCGCATTCGACGCGCACCGCAGTCACCGCGCCGCTTAA